The Nocardioides zeae genome includes the window CCTCGAGGGAGGCGTCCATGTTCTGCACCGTGCGCGCCGGGGCGCCGCGGAGCACCGTGTAGGTCGGGGTGTCGGACGCAGCCGCAGCGGCAGCCACGGGGTTCTCCTTCGCGACCGGCTTGGTGCCGCCCTGGCCCGGCTCGGAGGCCTGGCTCGCGGGGCGGGGGTTGGACTGCGGCGTGGGGGCGGCCTTCTCGGGGGCCTTCGCGGGAGCCGCGGCCGGCGCCTTCTCGGCAGTCGCGGCGGGGGCCTTCTCGGGGGCCTTCTCGGGGGCCTTCGCCGGAGCCTTCGCAGGGGCCTTGGCCGGAGCCTTCGCGGCGGCGGGTGCCGGCGCCTTCGCGGGGGCGGCGGCGGGGGCCGAGCCGTTGCCGTTCGAGCCGTTCGTCGCGCCCGTCGTGAAGTAGGCCTTCCACTCCGGGGTCACGCTGTCCGGGTCACGCTCGAACTGCTCACGCATCTCGTCGACGAGCCACTCGTTGGCTCCGAAGTCGACGGTCGATGTGGATGGGCTGCCAGGGGACTGCGGCACGGCTAGGTTCGCCTCTTCCGGGAGTACGCGACGGGGTGGGTTTCGGCCACCCAGGCTAGTCCCTGGCGGCAACAATTGCAGGGACCGGGTCGCAAGCCGGTCGCCCTACCCGCCCGTACCGGCCGGACCTGTCCAATTGGACCGTTCATCGTGTCCGAGATCACGCCGGCGCGAGGCCGGGATCGCGCGGTGCGGGGCTCCGCTCGGGGGCCGACCTAGCCTGGCGGCCATGCGTCCTCGTCCCGAGCAGCCCGGTCCCGGTCAGGAGTCCGTCTGGGACTACCCGCGCCCGCCCGCCCTCGTGCGTTCGACCGAGCGGGTCGAGGTGTGGCTGGGTGGCGAGCGGATCGCGTCGACCGACGCTGCCTGGCGCGTCCTGGAGACGAGTCACCCGCCGACGTACTACCTGCCGCGCGACGCCTTCGTCGAGGGCGCGGTCCACCCGGTCGAGGGCACCAGCACCTGCGAGTGGAAGGGCCGGGCGGCCTACGCCGACCTCGTCGGCGGCGCCCGCAGGGCTCCCCGTGCGGCCTGGACCTACCCGCTGCCCACCCCGCGCTTCACGGACCTCGTGGGCACCCTCGCGGTCATGCCCGGCGCCGTCGACCGCTGCACGGTCGACGGTGAGGAGGTCGTGCCCCAGCCGGGCGGCTTCTACGGCGGCTGGATCACCTCGCGGGTGGTCGGCCCCTTCAAGGGCGCCCCCGGCACGTGGGGTTGGTGAGCCGCCCCCGGTGAGCCGTCTCAGTCCGTCACGGTGATCCGCGACGCGGCCCGCCGGGCGGTGGCGCGGGCGGCCTCGACGTCGTCCCCGAGGGCGAGGGTGACGGCCATCCGGCGGCGCCCCGCCACGGCCGGCTTGCCGAACACCCGCACGGCCGTGTCGGGCTCGGCCAGGGCGGCCTCGATCCCGGCGTACCGGGGCGCGGTCAGCTCGCCCTCCAGCAGCACGGCGCACGACGCGGCGGGGCCGCGGTCGCGGACGTTCGGGATCGGGAGGCCCAGCACGGCGCGCACGTGCAGCGCGAACTCGGAGAGGTCCTGCGAGACCAGGGTGACGAGGCCGGTGTCGTGCGGACGCGGGGAGAGCTCGGAGAAGACGACCTCGCCGCCGGCCACGAACAGCTCGACACCGAAGAGCCCGCGACCGCGCTCGCCGCACAGCTCGCGGACGACGGCGGCCGCGACCTCCTGCGCCCGGGCGAGCACGGCGTCGTCGAGGACCTGCGGCTGCCAGGACTCGCGGTAGTCGCCGTCGACCTGCACGTGCCCGATGGGTGCACAGAAGGAGATGACGTCCGGTCCGCCGTCCGTCGCGGCGTGCTTGACGGTGAGCAGCGTGATCTCGACGTCGAAGTCGACGAAGCCCTCCACGATCACCCGGCCCGCGCCCGCGCGGCCGCCCTCCTGCGCGTAGCGCCAGGAGGTCTCGACGTCGGCCGGCGTGCGGACGACCGACTGGCCCTTGCCCGACGACGACATCACGGGCTTCACCACGCACGGGGTCCCGACGGCCTCGACCGCCGCGGTGAAGTCCTCGAACGTGTCCGCGAACCGGTACGGCGAGGTGGGCAGCCCCAGGTCCTCGGCGGCGAGCCGGCGGATGCCCTCGCGGTCCATCGTCAGGCGGGCCGCGCGGGCCGTGGGCACCACGGTGACGCCCTCGGCCTCCAGGTCGAGCAGCGTCGGCGTGTGGATGGCCTCGATCTCCGGGATCACCCAGTCGGGCCGCTCCAGCTCGACCACGCGGCGCACCTCGGCGCCGTCGAGCATGTCGATCACGTGGCTGCGGTGCGCGACCTGCATGGCCGGGGCGTCGGCGTACCGGTCGACGGCGATCGTCTCCACACCGAGGCGCTGGAGCTCGATCGCCACCTCCTTGCCGAGCTCGCCGGAGCCGAGGAGGAGGGCGCGGGTGGCGCCGGGGGAGAGGGGGGTGCCGAGGATCGTCACGCGCACAGGGTAGGGGGAAGGGCCGACACGGCGAAGGGCCCGGACCGCGTGCGGTCCGGGCCCTTCGGTGCTGCACCCCCGGCAGGATTCGAACCTGCGACTCCTGGTACCGGAAACCAGTGCTCTATCCCCTGAGCTACGGAGGCCCGCCCGACCGGTCGCGACCG containing:
- a CDS encoding DUF427 domain-containing protein gives rise to the protein MRPRPEQPGPGQESVWDYPRPPALVRSTERVEVWLGGERIASTDAAWRVLETSHPPTYYLPRDAFVEGAVHPVEGTSTCEWKGRAAYADLVGGARRAPRAAWTYPLPTPRFTDLVGTLAVMPGAVDRCTVDGEEVVPQPGGFYGGWITSRVVGPFKGAPGTWGW
- the purT gene encoding formate-dependent phosphoribosylglycinamide formyltransferase, which encodes MTILGTPLSPGATRALLLGSGELGKEVAIELQRLGVETIAVDRYADAPAMQVAHRSHVIDMLDGAEVRRVVELERPDWVIPEIEAIHTPTLLDLEAEGVTVVPTARAARLTMDREGIRRLAAEDLGLPTSPYRFADTFEDFTAAVEAVGTPCVVKPVMSSSGKGQSVVRTPADVETSWRYAQEGGRAGAGRVIVEGFVDFDVEITLLTVKHAATDGGPDVISFCAPIGHVQVDGDYRESWQPQVLDDAVLARAQEVAAAVVRELCGERGRGLFGVELFVAGGEVVFSELSPRPHDTGLVTLVSQDLSEFALHVRAVLGLPIPNVRDRGPAASCAVLLEGELTAPRYAGIEAALAEPDTAVRVFGKPAVAGRRRMAVTLALGDDVEAARATARRAASRITVTD